The following proteins are encoded in a genomic region of Leifsonia psychrotolerans:
- a CDS encoding sigma-70 family RNA polymerase sigma factor codes for MDQALRNRMVVDNLPLVGYLVSEVWAKARHLSRDDLASAGALALITSADAFNAELGIPFGAFARRRIIGAFADEMRSIDWASRSTRRRIKETLAVQETLAAALGRTPHVDEIAAAMGVDRSVAAAGLADASRTVSTLDDTTAEYLVAETAMPEERILTAERVAYLRAAVDSLPVKMRYIVEQVYFGDRTVKELAEELGTTHSAVSQQRAEAIRLLRDGLATHYADVDDTGYVLQSRIAPANRSAYLARLAEQAMFGINTARRERVFEPGQAVS; via the coding sequence ATGGATCAGGCACTTCGCAACCGTATGGTTGTGGACAACCTTCCGCTCGTTGGCTACCTCGTTTCAGAGGTCTGGGCCAAGGCGCGTCATCTCTCACGCGACGATCTTGCGTCGGCCGGGGCACTCGCCCTCATTACATCGGCCGACGCGTTCAATGCTGAGCTCGGAATTCCATTCGGTGCATTTGCGCGTCGACGCATCATCGGTGCGTTTGCCGACGAGATGCGCTCCATCGACTGGGCAAGCCGCTCGACCCGGCGTCGCATCAAAGAGACCCTCGCCGTGCAGGAGACCCTGGCCGCCGCGCTGGGTCGCACTCCGCATGTCGATGAGATCGCCGCGGCGATGGGCGTCGACCGGAGCGTGGCGGCCGCAGGACTGGCCGATGCCAGCCGCACCGTGTCCACACTCGATGACACCACGGCCGAGTACTTGGTCGCCGAAACGGCGATGCCCGAGGAACGGATTTTGACTGCGGAGCGCGTCGCCTACCTGCGAGCGGCCGTCGACTCCCTGCCCGTCAAGATGCGATACATCGTCGAGCAGGTGTACTTCGGGGACCGCACGGTGAAAGAGCTGGCTGAAGAGTTGGGCACCACTCACTCGGCCGTGTCTCAACAGCGTGCAGAAGCCATCCGTCTGCTGCGCGACGGCTTGGCGACTCACTATGCCGATGTCGACGACACCGGCTACGTTTTGCAGTCCCGCATCGCGCCGGCGAATCGAAGCGCCTACCTGGCGCGGCTGGCTGAGCAGGCGATGTTCGGCATCAACACGGCCCGTCGGGAACGCGTGTTTGAACCGGGTCAGGCAGTGTCCTGA
- the csrA gene encoding carbon storage regulator CsrA, with the protein MLVLTRKQGEKILIGDDIVLTVLDVRGDSIRLGVDAPRGVRIQRDEVVRAVAEANREASQTDASAEERLKASLGGLLGSAVDRVDD; encoded by the coding sequence ATGCTGGTTTTGACGCGCAAACAAGGGGAAAAGATCCTCATCGGTGACGACATCGTACTCACCGTGCTTGACGTGCGTGGCGACAGCATCCGACTGGGTGTCGATGCTCCGCGTGGCGTGCGCATCCAGCGTGACGAGGTGGTGCGTGCCGTCGCCGAAGCCAATCGTGAGGCAAGCCAGACGGATGCCTCGGCCGAGGAACGCCTCAAAGCGAGCCTCGGCGGACTGCTCGGCTCAGCGGTCGATCGCGTAGACGACTGA
- a CDS encoding DUF2017 family protein, with amino-acid sequence MMEIVRTVDGEISAHFEAVELDLLRLATTQLIELLTDASDDPDVAGSDPAIQRMLPDAYLTDPEAAAEFRRFTADDLMAGKIHNATTVFDSLTTAQDSADAAEFAVIVLTPDQVQSWLRTLTDLRLTLAARLKITPDGRFGLQGSDAAFLGELYEWLGMVQESVVYAIDR; translated from the coding sequence ATGATGGAGATTGTACGCACCGTCGACGGCGAGATCTCGGCGCATTTCGAAGCCGTCGAACTCGATCTTCTGCGTCTGGCCACCACACAACTGATCGAACTCCTCACCGACGCGAGTGACGACCCCGACGTGGCCGGAAGCGATCCGGCGATCCAACGGATGCTCCCCGATGCCTACCTGACCGACCCGGAGGCCGCGGCAGAGTTTCGACGTTTCACCGCCGACGATCTCATGGCGGGCAAGATTCACAATGCCACGACGGTGTTCGACTCCCTCACGACGGCCCAGGACTCGGCTGACGCCGCAGAATTCGCGGTGATTGTGCTCACTCCGGACCAGGTGCAGAGCTGGCTACGCACCCTCACCGATCTGCGGCTGACGCTGGCGGCACGCCTGAAGATCACGCCCGATGGTCGCTTCGGCCTACAGGGATCGGACGCGGCATTCCTCGGCGAACTCTACGAGTGGCTCGGGATGGTTCAAGAGTCAGTCGTCTACGCGATCGACCGCTGA
- the clpS gene encoding ATP-dependent Clp protease adapter ClpS, with translation MTKTAAHPNVREAVGFDRPWVTVVWDDPVNLMSYVSYVFRSYFGFPADTAEQLMLQVHNNGRAVVATGNREEMERHVQALHGFGLLATLDKAGE, from the coding sequence GTGACCAAGACCGCAGCACATCCGAACGTGCGCGAGGCCGTCGGATTCGACCGCCCCTGGGTCACCGTGGTCTGGGACGATCCGGTCAATCTCATGTCGTACGTGTCATACGTCTTCCGCAGCTATTTCGGCTTTCCCGCTGACACGGCAGAACAGCTGATGCTGCAGGTTCACAATAATGGCCGCGCCGTCGTCGCCACCGGCAACCGTGAAGAAATGGAACGTCACGTGCAGGCCTTGCACGGCTTCGGTCTGCTTGCCACCCTCGACAAGGCCGGCGAATGA
- a CDS encoding flotillin family protein, with protein sequence MFDFLFSPAPGIIVGVIFLLLIALIYAKSVYKNAGPDEALVITGKKSTKTVIDGATTEQSGQRVVHGQGVFITPFFQKAFKISLRSRAIEITAVAQDKNGITLTVEAVAIVKVGDDPAAIRAAAQRFLGQDKNIDNFAQEVLSGSLRSSIGATDVMTIIQKRDELGTSVLATARESLANQGLDVDSFEIKGITDENDYIRDIGRAEQAKVRRQAEVAEHQANREAQEAAISAEQAVAEAQNTLALRKAALQLDTDKAAAEAAAAKPLAEAKAQQAIVQEQELTAQRRANLRKAELDSEVNAVADADAYRVKVAAAAAAEAAVTAANADRDSRVATAEAIRAEGQANADAILARGTAEAEATRLGAEALAQQSEAFLQLRMVEMLPQIAHELAAPMGNIDQLTVISTDGASQLSKNVASGFAEVDSVLSSTMGVGIKELLSGLVGGAATGAAAGAALRSTGSSTSGLHVSADEYELAAPEELDNELAAPLAT encoded by the coding sequence ATGTTCGACTTCTTGTTTAGTCCTGCTCCCGGCATCATTGTCGGGGTCATTTTTCTACTTCTCATCGCGTTGATCTATGCGAAGAGCGTCTATAAGAACGCCGGCCCCGACGAAGCGCTCGTGATCACGGGCAAAAAGTCCACCAAGACCGTCATTGACGGCGCGACAACCGAGCAGTCTGGTCAACGCGTCGTACACGGCCAGGGCGTGTTCATCACCCCGTTCTTCCAGAAAGCCTTCAAGATCAGCTTGCGCAGCCGCGCGATCGAGATCACCGCCGTCGCCCAGGACAAAAACGGCATCACCCTCACGGTCGAGGCCGTCGCCATCGTGAAGGTGGGCGACGATCCGGCCGCGATCCGCGCGGCCGCACAGCGCTTCCTCGGCCAGGACAAGAACATCGACAACTTCGCTCAGGAGGTGCTGTCCGGTTCGCTGCGTTCCTCGATCGGGGCCACCGACGTCATGACAATCATCCAGAAGCGCGACGAACTGGGCACCTCGGTGCTCGCCACCGCACGTGAATCGTTGGCCAATCAGGGCCTGGACGTCGACTCGTTCGAGATCAAGGGCATCACCGACGAGAACGACTACATCCGTGACATCGGTCGTGCCGAGCAGGCGAAGGTCCGTCGCCAGGCCGAGGTAGCCGAGCACCAGGCGAACCGCGAGGCGCAGGAGGCCGCGATCAGCGCTGAGCAGGCAGTTGCCGAGGCTCAGAACACTCTTGCTTTGCGTAAGGCAGCCCTGCAGCTCGACACCGATAAGGCCGCGGCGGAAGCTGCTGCGGCCAAGCCACTGGCCGAGGCGAAGGCGCAGCAGGCGATCGTGCAGGAGCAGGAGCTCACCGCCCAGCGCCGGGCCAACCTCCGAAAGGCCGAGCTTGATTCAGAGGTCAACGCCGTTGCGGATGCTGACGCCTACCGCGTGAAGGTTGCCGCCGCGGCCGCGGCAGAAGCCGCCGTCACCGCAGCCAACGCCGATCGCGATAGCCGTGTCGCCACCGCCGAGGCGATCAGGGCCGAGGGACAGGCCAACGCCGACGCGATTCTTGCCCGCGGTACAGCCGAGGCCGAGGCCACGAGATTGGGCGCCGAGGCGCTCGCGCAGCAGTCGGAAGCCTTCCTGCAACTGCGCATGGTCGAGATGCTGCCGCAGATCGCTCACGAGCTTGCCGCGCCGATGGGCAACATCGACCAGCTGACGGTCATTTCGACCGACGGCGCCAGCCAGTTGTCGAAGAACGTCGCATCCGGTTTTGCCGAGGTCGACTCTGTGCTCTCATCGACAATGGGCGTCGGCATCAAGGAACTCCTGAGCGGGTTGGTCGGGGGCGCGGCCACCGGTGCCGCCGCCGGCGCGGCACTGCGCAGCACGGGCTCATCGACCTCGGGACTGCACGTCTCGGCCGACGAGTACGAGTTGGCCGCTCCGGAAGAGCTCGACAACGAGTTGGCGGCACCACTCGCCACGTAG
- a CDS encoding lipase maturation factor family protein, producing the protein MNWWDAGDYEIARQILQRGVAAIYLIAFLSALDQFPALLGQHGLLPVPSFVSRISFRQSPSLFHWRYSDRMLRGLSIGACLIAATLVAGLPQLGPPWLPLLLFLTLWVVYLSIVNVGQTFYSFGWESLHCEAGFIVAFLGSNAVAPPLVIIFFLRWLVFRLEFGAGLIKLRGGREWRDLSALYYHHETQPMPNPVSWFVHHLPRWMHRGEVLGNHFAQLVVPLFLFAPQPVASVAAAIVILTQLWLVVTGNFAWLNWITIVLAFSAVDDGAFRVLIPGLHDARITSPTPIWFVVVVLAVTAWLIVLSYRPLRNLFARHQLMNASFNRYHLVNAYGAFGTVTTERFEIIVEGSAAETPGAGDWLEYEFRGKPGSPQRMPRQFAPYHLRLDWLMWFLALGARDGRWFEMFLVRLLEGDRPTLRLLRVNPFPETPPRWVRARVFLYRFSTRIERTQTKAWWVRVEVDALVDAVSLAQVRR; encoded by the coding sequence ATGAACTGGTGGGATGCCGGGGACTACGAGATCGCACGCCAGATCCTGCAACGCGGGGTGGCTGCGATCTACCTCATCGCCTTCCTCTCGGCGCTCGATCAGTTTCCGGCACTCCTCGGCCAACACGGTTTGCTGCCCGTTCCAAGCTTTGTCTCTCGCATCAGCTTTCGGCAATCACCGAGCCTGTTTCACTGGCGTTATTCCGACCGGATGCTTCGGGGGCTCTCGATCGGCGCGTGCCTGATCGCCGCGACTCTCGTTGCCGGTCTGCCTCAACTCGGGCCGCCGTGGCTTCCGCTGCTGCTGTTCCTCACGCTCTGGGTCGTCTATCTCTCGATCGTGAACGTCGGCCAGACCTTTTACTCATTCGGTTGGGAAAGTCTGCACTGTGAGGCCGGCTTCATCGTGGCATTCCTCGGCTCGAATGCTGTGGCGCCACCCCTCGTCATCATCTTCTTCCTGCGTTGGCTGGTGTTCCGCCTCGAGTTCGGTGCGGGCCTGATCAAACTGCGCGGTGGCAGAGAGTGGCGTGACCTGAGCGCGCTCTACTATCACCACGAGACACAACCGATGCCGAACCCGGTGAGCTGGTTCGTGCACCACCTGCCGCGCTGGATGCATCGCGGCGAAGTGCTCGGCAACCACTTCGCGCAGCTGGTCGTGCCCCTCTTTCTCTTCGCGCCCCAGCCCGTCGCATCCGTTGCCGCAGCCATTGTGATCCTGACCCAGCTGTGGCTCGTTGTCACCGGCAACTTCGCCTGGCTCAACTGGATCACGATTGTGCTGGCGTTCTCTGCAGTCGACGACGGAGCGTTCAGAGTGCTCATTCCCGGGTTGCACGACGCGCGAATAACGTCACCCACGCCGATCTGGTTCGTCGTCGTGGTCCTCGCCGTGACGGCGTGGCTGATCGTGCTCAGCTACCGCCCGCTGAGGAACCTCTTCGCCCGCCACCAACTGATGAATGCGAGTTTCAACCGCTACCACCTGGTGAATGCGTACGGCGCTTTCGGCACGGTCACGACGGAGCGCTTCGAGATCATCGTCGAGGGCTCGGCCGCCGAGACACCAGGAGCGGGGGACTGGCTCGAATACGAGTTTCGGGGCAAACCGGGTTCCCCCCAGCGGATGCCGCGCCAGTTCGCCCCGTACCATCTGCGTCTGGACTGGCTGATGTGGTTCCTGGCGTTGGGTGCGCGGGATGGGCGCTGGTTCGAGATGTTCCTCGTGCGTCTGCTCGAGGGGGATCGGCCCACCCTGCGCCTGCTCAGGGTGAACCCGTTCCCCGAAACGCCGCCGCGTTGGGTGCGGGCCCGCGTGTTTCTCTACCGCTTTTCCACCCGCATCGAGCGTACTCAGACGAAGGCCTGGTGGGTACGCGTCGAGGTCGACGCGCTTGTCGATGCGGTCTCATTGGCCCAGGTGCGGCGCTAG
- a CDS encoding RNA-binding S4 domain-containing protein, which produces MDAAPTARVDSWTWAVRLFKTRSQATAACRAGHVKVNGDRAKSAQPVRVGDEVRVRIAGFDRIVVVSRVVSKRVGATVAVECFIDKTPPPPPKEEVALLPVRDRGSGRPTKRERRDIEALRGH; this is translated from the coding sequence ATGGATGCCGCACCGACCGCCCGCGTCGACAGCTGGACCTGGGCAGTTCGGTTGTTCAAGACCCGCTCACAGGCCACCGCCGCCTGCCGCGCCGGTCATGTGAAGGTGAACGGAGACCGGGCGAAATCAGCGCAGCCGGTGCGGGTGGGCGATGAGGTGCGGGTGCGCATCGCCGGTTTCGACCGCATCGTCGTCGTGTCGCGCGTGGTCAGCAAACGCGTGGGCGCCACGGTCGCGGTGGAGTGCTTCATCGACAAGACTCCCCCGCCACCGCCCAAAGAGGAAGTCGCGCTGCTTCCCGTACGTGACCGTGGCAGCGGCCGCCCCACGAAGCGCGAGCGGCGTGACATCGAGGCGCTGCGCGGACACTGA
- a CDS encoding adenine phosphoribosyltransferase has translation MTFPDTSTASALSAADEVNSLLASYPDFPLDGIVFRDLNPVFANAAAFRAMIDALVGRFQGRFDAVAGIEARGFLLAAAIGYAADVAVLAVRKGGKLPGAVLTEEYDLEYGSARLELELGQLPAGSRVLIVDDVLATGGTIAATMRLIERAGYALTGVGVVLELEELDGRSRLGNADVHAIVAL, from the coding sequence GTGACTTTCCCCGACACGTCTACCGCATCCGCACTCTCTGCCGCCGACGAGGTGAACTCCCTGCTCGCTTCGTATCCCGATTTCCCCCTCGACGGCATCGTTTTTCGCGATCTCAACCCCGTGTTTGCGAACGCCGCTGCATTTCGCGCGATGATTGACGCCCTCGTCGGCCGCTTTCAGGGCCGTTTCGATGCTGTCGCCGGCATCGAAGCGCGCGGTTTTCTGCTCGCTGCGGCGATCGGCTATGCGGCGGATGTTGCGGTGCTCGCCGTGCGTAAAGGCGGCAAGCTACCGGGTGCGGTGCTGACCGAGGAATATGACCTGGAGTACGGATCTGCTCGGTTGGAGCTCGAGCTCGGCCAACTCCCCGCGGGTTCTCGCGTGCTCATCGTCGATGACGTACTCGCGACCGGCGGCACGATCGCGGCCACAATGCGGTTGATCGAGCGCGCCGGCTACGCCCTGACCGGAGTGGGTGTCGTTTTGGAGCTCGAGGAGCTCGACGGGCGCAGCCGCCTGGGCAACGCCGACGTGCACGCCATCGTGGCATTATGA
- a CDS encoding NUDIX domain-containing protein: protein MSESGDAWVYGSNGQRYWGRYGAAGLLVLDADRGILLQHRALWSHHGDTWGLPGGARHDNESAVDAALREAKEEAGVPAEAVQRRFTSVFDLGFWSYTTVVVEAVAFFEPVISDPESIELRWVAIGDVEALPLHPGFAASWPGLRERLHSRAGEITQ from the coding sequence ATGAGCGAGAGCGGAGATGCCTGGGTCTACGGATCCAACGGCCAGAGGTACTGGGGCCGTTATGGCGCTGCCGGTTTGTTGGTGCTTGACGCCGACCGCGGCATCCTGTTGCAACACCGTGCGCTGTGGAGCCATCACGGCGATACCTGGGGTCTGCCGGGCGGTGCCAGACATGACAACGAGTCAGCCGTCGATGCGGCGCTCCGCGAAGCGAAAGAAGAGGCTGGCGTGCCGGCCGAAGCCGTGCAGCGGCGCTTCACCTCGGTGTTCGACCTCGGCTTCTGGTCGTACACGACCGTCGTCGTCGAGGCGGTTGCATTCTTCGAGCCGGTGATTAGCGACCCAGAGAGCATCGAACTGCGTTGGGTCGCGATCGGGGATGTCGAGGCTCTGCCACTTCACCCCGGATTCGCAGCCAGCTGGCCGGGGCTTCGAGAGCGCCTTCACTCGCGTGCCGGGGAAATCACGCAATAG
- a CDS encoding CDP-alcohol phosphatidyltransferase family protein, protein MARPAEHDVSSRVLTLPNLLSFLRLALVPVFLTLLMQGQDAGALLVLVISSATDFLDGFLARALNQVSRLGQLLDPAADRLYIFAALIGLASRDLVPWWIVLVVVGRDVFLLILGVILANFGFGPLPVHQLGKVATFCLFYALPMIMLGEAFPAVAWWSQPIGWAFGLWGAFLYWWAGIIYAIETLRVIRLPRVPVPVPSDTLEP, encoded by the coding sequence GTGGCACGGCCAGCAGAACACGACGTCAGCTCTCGGGTGCTGACCCTGCCCAATCTGCTGAGTTTTCTTCGGCTGGCCCTCGTGCCGGTGTTTCTGACGCTGTTGATGCAGGGGCAGGATGCCGGGGCGCTGCTCGTCTTGGTCATCTCCAGTGCCACAGACTTTCTCGACGGCTTCCTGGCCCGAGCACTCAACCAGGTCAGCCGACTCGGCCAATTGCTCGACCCGGCCGCCGACCGCCTGTACATCTTCGCTGCCCTGATCGGGTTGGCCTCTCGCGACCTCGTTCCGTGGTGGATTGTGCTCGTCGTGGTCGGACGGGATGTGTTTCTGCTCATCCTGGGCGTCATCCTGGCCAATTTCGGCTTCGGCCCGCTTCCGGTTCATCAGCTGGGCAAGGTCGCCACTTTTTGCCTTTTCTACGCTCTGCCAATGATCATGCTCGGCGAGGCGTTCCCTGCTGTGGCGTGGTGGTCGCAACCAATCGGATGGGCATTCGGATTGTGGGGCGCCTTTCTCTACTGGTGGGCCGGAATTATCTACGCCATCGAAACTCTGCGCGTGATTCGCCTGCCGCGAGTCCCAGTGCCTGTTCCATCCGATACGCTTGAACCCTAG
- a CDS encoding FHA domain-containing protein, whose translation MAPDSSTGSTDTTLNFSQEFAAQLAALDGAATVEEHDAVAALPSGSALLVVRRGPNTGARFLLDSDVTSVGRHPEADIFLDDVTVSRRHAEFVRHGTAFEVNDLGSLNGTYFDGTRIERALLTDGAEVQIGKFRLTFYASRLDLVRAASE comes from the coding sequence GTGGCGCCCGATAGCTCGACGGGCAGCACCGATACGACATTAAACTTCAGCCAGGAGTTTGCGGCTCAACTTGCCGCTCTCGACGGCGCTGCCACGGTTGAAGAGCACGACGCGGTCGCTGCCTTGCCGTCGGGCTCGGCACTGTTGGTGGTGCGCCGCGGCCCGAACACGGGTGCCCGGTTTTTGCTCGACTCCGATGTCACATCGGTGGGACGTCACCCCGAGGCAGATATTTTTCTCGACGACGTGACGGTGTCCCGCCGTCATGCCGAGTTCGTGCGTCATGGCACGGCGTTCGAGGTGAACGACCTCGGTTCGTTGAACGGTACCTACTTTGATGGCACTCGCATTGAACGGGCGCTGCTCACCGACGGTGCAGAAGTGCAGATCGGTAAATTCCGTCTCACCTTCTACGCCTCGAGACTCGACCTCGTGCGCGCGGCGAGCGAATAG
- the ftsR gene encoding transcriptional regulator FtsR: MAAQPARARSSSTAPLLSIGQVLARLTPEFPDLTPSKLRFLEEQRLVSPARTESGYRKFCASDLERLRLILSTQRDHYLPLKVIRGYLEDLDAGLSPTLPGGVTLGPTMLSVPRRLSKDELLREASASTSLLHDAISASIILPADYYGEESLQVLRALVELQRSGIEPRHLRGFRGAAERELGLIESALVPLSRRKDASSRAKASDMAVEIAGQLEVVRGSLIRSALGRLTT; this comes from the coding sequence GTGGCCGCACAGCCTGCTCGGGCACGTTCTTCCAGCACGGCGCCGTTGCTCAGCATCGGCCAGGTGTTGGCCCGGCTCACACCGGAGTTTCCCGACCTGACGCCGTCCAAGCTGCGCTTTCTCGAGGAGCAGCGCCTGGTGTCCCCGGCGCGCACCGAATCGGGGTACCGAAAGTTTTGCGCGAGCGACCTCGAGCGGCTGCGATTGATCCTGTCGACTCAGCGCGACCACTACCTTCCGCTCAAGGTTATTCGTGGGTACCTCGAAGACCTCGATGCAGGATTGTCGCCGACGCTACCCGGCGGCGTAACGCTGGGCCCGACGATGCTGTCTGTTCCGCGACGCCTGTCGAAGGACGAGTTGCTGCGTGAGGCCAGCGCGTCGACCTCGCTGCTGCACGACGCGATTTCAGCGTCGATCATTCTGCCCGCCGACTACTACGGCGAGGAATCACTGCAGGTGCTGCGTGCGCTCGTTGAGTTGCAGCGCAGTGGAATCGAACCGCGCCACCTGCGCGGCTTCCGTGGAGCCGCAGAGCGGGAGCTGGGCCTGATTGAGAGCGCATTGGTGCCGCTGTCGAGGCGCAAGGACGCCTCGAGCCGCGCCAAGGCCAGTGACATGGCCGTCGAAATCGCCGGCCAACTCGAAGTCGTGCGGGGGAGTCTGATTCGTTCGGCTCTCGGGCGACTTACGACCTAA
- a CDS encoding MerR family transcriptional regulator — translation MSEVNSQGEASRYGIDLLFTDGMPELDENSGYRGAVAARAAGISYRQLDYWARTELVQPTVRGAAGSGSQRLYGFRDILVLKLVKRLLDTGISLQQIRTAVNQLRESGVSDLAQTTLMSDGASVYLCTSNDEVIDLVSRGQGVFGIAVGKVLREVETSLVELDIAAIDPADELAQRRTSRKIS, via the coding sequence ATGAGTGAAGTCAATTCCCAGGGCGAAGCCTCCCGGTACGGCATAGATCTGCTGTTCACCGATGGAATGCCGGAACTCGATGAGAACTCCGGTTACCGTGGCGCAGTGGCTGCCCGCGCTGCCGGGATCAGCTATCGTCAGCTGGACTACTGGGCCCGCACTGAGTTGGTACAGCCCACAGTGCGTGGCGCTGCCGGATCCGGTTCCCAGCGTCTGTACGGCTTTCGCGACATTCTGGTGCTCAAATTGGTCAAGCGACTGCTCGACACCGGAATCTCGTTGCAGCAGATCCGCACGGCAGTGAACCAGCTGCGTGAGTCGGGCGTCAGTGATCTGGCCCAGACCACCCTGATGAGCGACGGCGCCAGCGTCTACCTCTGCACGTCGAACGACGAGGTCATCGATCTCGTCAGCCGCGGTCAGGGTGTGTTCGGCATCGCTGTCGGCAAGGTGCTGCGTGAGGTCGAGACGAGTCTTGTCGAGCTCGACATCGCCGCCATCGACCCGGCCGACGAGCTAGCCCAGCGCCGGACCAGTCGCAAGATCTCCTAG
- a CDS encoding AAA family ATPase, which translates to MHVLSVSSLKGGVGKTTVTLGLASAAFARGIRTLVVDLDPQSDVSTGMDIQVAGHLNVADVLASPKEKTVRAAIAPSGWTRGRPGTIDVLIGSPSAINFDGPHPSIRDIWKLEEALSTVESEYDLVLIDCAPSLNALTRTAWAASDRVAVVTEPGLFSVAAADRALRAIEEIRRGLSPRLQPLGIIVNRARTASLEHQFRIKELRDMFGPLVLSPQLPERTSLQQAQGAAKPLHIWPGDSAQEMARYFDQLLDRVLRTARIGEYAEPAREV; encoded by the coding sequence GTGCACGTACTTAGCGTCAGCTCCCTCAAGGGAGGCGTAGGAAAGACCACGGTGACCCTTGGTCTGGCGTCTGCCGCGTTCGCACGCGGCATTCGCACACTCGTTGTGGATCTCGATCCACAATCGGATGTCTCAACGGGAATGGACATTCAGGTCGCCGGCCATTTGAACGTGGCCGATGTTCTGGCCTCCCCCAAAGAAAAGACCGTGCGTGCGGCCATCGCCCCGAGCGGATGGACCCGCGGTCGTCCCGGCACGATCGACGTGCTCATCGGTAGTCCGTCGGCCATCAATTTCGACGGGCCGCACCCGAGTATCCGTGATATCTGGAAGCTCGAAGAAGCCCTCTCGACGGTGGAGTCGGAATACGACCTTGTTCTGATCGACTGTGCTCCGTCACTCAATGCGCTGACCCGCACCGCCTGGGCCGCGAGCGACCGTGTCGCCGTCGTGACTGAGCCGGGGCTATTCTCGGTCGCTGCAGCAGACCGCGCCCTGCGCGCCATCGAAGAGATTCGCCGCGGCCTGAGCCCGCGTTTGCAGCCGCTCGGCATCATCGTGAACCGTGCCCGCACTGCATCACTGGAGCACCAGTTCCGAATCAAGGAACTGCGCGACATGTTCGGCCCGCTTGTCCTCAGCCCGCAACTTCCCGAACGAACCTCCCTGCAGCAGGCACAGGGCGCAGCCAAGCCCCTGCACATCTGGCCGGGCGACAGCGCGCAAGAAATGGCACGGTACTTCGACCAGCTGCTCGACCGGGTGCTGCGCACGGCGCGCATCGGCGAGTACGCTGAACCGGCCCGCGAGGTCTAA